The following proteins are encoded in a genomic region of Galbibacter sp. BG1:
- a CDS encoding VCBS repeat-containing protein: MKLILPFFLSLIIFFSCDTEKKFEILDKDHTHIDFNNKITENEKFNPLNFIYIYNGAGIGTGDINNDGLPDLYFAGNNVPSKLYLNKGNLEFEDISKTAGIENDKWATGINFVDINADGYLDIYVCVADRNYTEQGENLLYINQGDNTFLEKAKEYGLNDAGYSTQAVFFDFDMDEDLDVYILTNGVENFSHNNTRPRKLNGNGISTDRLYENNGNGTFTDISKKAGITAEGYGLGVGILDVNKDGLPDIYCANDFITNDLLWVNNGDGTFTDKIRDYITQTSHNGMGIDIADYNNDGLLDIVEVDMLPESNLHNKTMTPAMNYNNQTLRFRFDYLPQYVRNSLQLQNKNTFFSEIGRFSNISKTDWSWAPLFADLDNNGYKDLFISNGYGRDITDLDYTVYSSAATNPFGTQEVREKKLYESMKALPPINLSNYFFKNNGDLTFIDVTEDWSEELESMSNGAIYADLDNDGDLDIVTNNLNGLAFVYKNNTREKDVETSNYLKIKLIGPKKNTFGIGTTIRVYSNGQAQLYEQYPVRGYLSSVDYNIHVGMGEAQKIDSLKVIWPDKRSQSFYNVAANKTIEITYSEANETYQPLKTLNNTILEKTNGKIDGLVHKENPFIDFNEQPLLLKMLSREGPGLAVGDLNNDGLDDICMTTAYKDSTFTWLQQTNGEFLRGELLSDSWNLEQQGVLILDVNGDSRNDIYITSGGAELPYEQPHFQDKLYIQQENGTFKEKALPPMLSSTATVNAADFDNDGDLDLFIGSRLKPASYPISGESFLLQNDNGNYKDVTKEWSKEISNIGMVTSALWTDFNNDNLMDLIIVGEWMYISMFKNEGDRFSSITAKTSLKNLTGFWNSIQGADFDHDGDIDYIVGNLGKNSALTASKEEPLSLIAKDFDKNGRIDPIMGYYIQGTSYPLPSRDALISQIAAMKGRFPSYKSYGEITFEDLFTDKEKEAAINLEVTELQTIYIENLGNESFKVKPLPLQAQMAPTYGISTLDLNKDSYPDLLLTGNRRDAETLSGYLDGSIGTTLINDKNGCFKVMDHTESGFVTPEDTRGIAKINTSSGIGLLVSNNDQPLSFYLLPSEAKTIQLNPLEVYAEVTLTNGSSFKTEFYYGSGYLSQDSRKWRIPENTKQLVIYDSKGSKRKIKITN; this comes from the coding sequence ATGAAATTAATACTTCCCTTTTTCCTATCTCTCATCATTTTCTTTAGCTGCGATACTGAAAAAAAGTTCGAAATCCTCGATAAAGATCACACCCATATAGATTTCAACAATAAAATTACAGAGAATGAAAAGTTCAATCCGTTAAATTTTATCTACATATATAATGGTGCTGGGATTGGTACTGGTGATATTAATAACGACGGTCTACCCGACCTGTATTTTGCCGGTAACAACGTGCCTTCGAAGCTATATCTCAACAAAGGCAATTTAGAGTTTGAAGATATTTCAAAAACTGCGGGCATTGAAAACGATAAATGGGCTACCGGCATAAATTTTGTGGATATCAATGCAGATGGCTATTTGGATATTTATGTGTGCGTTGCCGACAGGAATTATACAGAGCAAGGCGAAAACCTGCTTTACATTAATCAAGGGGACAACACCTTCTTGGAAAAAGCCAAGGAGTACGGCCTAAACGATGCTGGATATAGCACTCAGGCCGTTTTTTTTGATTTTGATATGGATGAAGATCTCGATGTGTATATTCTTACCAATGGAGTGGAAAATTTTAGCCATAACAATACCCGACCTAGAAAATTAAACGGAAACGGTATTAGTACTGATAGATTATATGAAAACAATGGGAATGGAACTTTTACCGACATTTCGAAAAAAGCAGGTATTACAGCCGAAGGATACGGCCTGGGGGTTGGAATCCTAGATGTTAATAAAGATGGACTTCCAGATATATATTGTGCAAACGATTTTATTACTAACGATTTGCTATGGGTTAATAACGGCGACGGCACTTTTACAGATAAAATACGCGATTATATTACGCAAACTTCGCATAATGGTATGGGAATCGACATTGCCGATTACAACAATGATGGCCTTTTGGATATTGTAGAAGTGGATATGCTTCCTGAAAGTAATCTTCATAACAAAACCATGACTCCAGCTATGAATTACAATAATCAAACCTTACGGTTTAGATTCGATTACTTACCACAATACGTGCGCAATTCACTTCAGCTTCAAAACAAAAACACATTTTTCTCAGAAATAGGAAGATTTTCCAACATCTCCAAAACAGATTGGAGTTGGGCACCTCTTTTCGCAGATTTAGACAACAATGGCTATAAAGATCTTTTTATTTCAAACGGCTACGGAAGGGATATTACCGATTTAGATTATACAGTTTACTCGTCTGCGGCTACCAATCCGTTTGGAACACAAGAAGTAAGGGAAAAGAAGCTTTATGAAAGCATGAAAGCCCTTCCACCGATTAATTTATCCAACTATTTTTTTAAAAACAACGGAGACTTAACATTCATCGATGTTACGGAAGACTGGAGCGAGGAATTGGAAAGCATGTCGAACGGAGCTATTTATGCTGACTTGGATAATGATGGTGACCTGGATATTGTTACCAATAATTTAAATGGCCTTGCTTTTGTCTATAAAAACAACACGAGGGAAAAAGATGTTGAAACTAGCAATTACCTAAAAATAAAACTTATTGGACCTAAAAAGAACACCTTTGGTATTGGAACAACAATTAGAGTTTACAGTAATGGGCAAGCACAGCTTTATGAGCAATATCCCGTTCGTGGCTACCTTTCTTCGGTAGATTACAATATACATGTAGGTATGGGGGAAGCGCAGAAAATAGACAGCCTTAAAGTTATTTGGCCAGATAAGCGCTCACAATCTTTTTATAATGTGGCAGCCAATAAAACTATCGAAATAACATATTCCGAAGCGAACGAAACATATCAACCATTAAAAACCCTAAATAATACCATTTTAGAAAAAACCAATGGTAAAATAGATGGTCTAGTACATAAGGAAAATCCTTTTATCGATTTTAATGAACAGCCTTTGCTGTTAAAAATGCTCTCAAGGGAAGGACCGGGCTTAGCAGTGGGCGACCTTAATAATGATGGTTTAGATGATATTTGCATGACCACAGCCTATAAAGATTCTACATTCACCTGGCTCCAACAAACAAATGGCGAATTTTTAAGAGGGGAGTTACTTAGTGATTCATGGAATTTGGAGCAACAAGGAGTTCTAATCTTAGATGTGAATGGTGATTCTAGAAATGATATTTATATCACAAGCGGCGGAGCCGAGCTGCCTTATGAGCAGCCACATTTTCAGGATAAACTTTATATCCAACAAGAAAACGGAACGTTTAAGGAAAAAGCATTGCCACCAATGCTTTCCAGCACCGCCACTGTAAATGCCGCAGACTTTGATAACGATGGAGATCTGGATTTATTTATTGGTTCGAGGCTCAAACCAGCCAGTTACCCCATATCTGGTGAAAGTTTCCTCTTGCAAAATGATAATGGAAACTATAAGGATGTAACCAAAGAATGGTCTAAAGAGATTTCCAATATAGGGATGGTAACCTCCGCTTTATGGACCGATTTCAATAATGATAATCTAATGGATTTAATAATTGTAGGGGAATGGATGTATATTTCAATGTTTAAAAACGAAGGTGACAGGTTTAGCTCTATTACAGCAAAAACCTCTTTAAAGAACCTAACTGGCTTTTGGAATAGTATTCAAGGAGCAGATTTCGATCACGATGGGGATATTGATTACATCGTGGGTAATCTAGGAAAAAATTCCGCTTTAACCGCCAGTAAAGAAGAACCTTTGAGCCTAATTGCCAAAGATTTTGATAAGAATGGAAGAATAGACCCTATAATGGGATACTATATACAAGGCACCAGTTATCCGTTGCCATCGAGAGATGCACTTATTAGTCAAATTGCTGCTATGAAAGGTAGGTTCCCTTCCTATAAAAGCTATGGCGAGATTACATTTGAAGATTTATTCACAGATAAAGAAAAAGAAGCTGCTATCAATTTAGAAGTAACGGAATTACAAACTATTTATATTGAAAACTTAGGAAATGAATCTTTTAAAGTGAAACCGCTTCCACTGCAAGCCCAGATGGCTCCAACTTATGGAATTAGTACTCTCGATTTGAATAAAGATAGTTATCCAGATCTGTTATTAACAGGAAACAGGCGAGATGCCGAAACGTTAAGTGGATATTTAGATGGATCCATTGGCACCACTCTTATTAATGACAAAAATGGATGCTTCAAAGTCATGGATCATACTGAAAGCGGATTTGTAACACCCGAAGATACACGAGGAATTGCCAAAATTAATACAAGTAGCGGGATAGGACTTCTAGTTTCCAATAATGATCAGCCTTTAAGTTTTTATCTCCTCCCTTCTGAAGCCAAAACCATCCAATTAAACCCATTGGAAGTGTATGCTGAAGTAACACTTACGAATGGGAGTAGTTTTAAAACTGAATTTTATTACGGATCCGGATATTTATCCCAAGACTCCAGAAAATGGAGAATTCCGGAAAACACCAAACAACTCGTGATTTATGACTCAAAAGGTTCTAAGAGAAAAATAAAAATAACCAACTAA
- a CDS encoding glycoside hydrolase family 5 protein yields the protein MKIKGLILLGFIFSFITIACKTENKKKNVTTSEINSEDIYRWKTYRGVNIGCDIEKEDLEHLSTTEANLVRLSMPVCTLMDLEPPYEMNEKAFQKLDSVLKWSEEFGLHVLIDPHRYPGTKHKWTMLGNDLFFKDFKYHEIVINFWSELAKRYAEKGDVIAGYDLLNEPQIPIDMETNTPEDINLLYQKITDAIRKQDTVHTIVYALPRVHDEEKDTLYGYHKGIDYIKIPNDKNICLETHTYIPVPFTHQNIWEEGEYVPYPTKIDSVIWNRSQLEKEQKELIKFSQQHPNIPILVGEFSSPRWTGEDGLNYLTDVIEIAEKYNWSWAYHAYRENQVWDPEMSISDRNDSIRKPNAPRWKLLKNYFSKNK from the coding sequence ATGAAAATTAAGGGTTTAATTCTCTTGGGATTTATTTTTTCATTTATTACCATCGCCTGCAAAACTGAAAATAAGAAAAAAAATGTGACCACTTCTGAAATTAATTCGGAAGATATATATCGATGGAAAACGTACCGTGGCGTTAATATTGGTTGCGATATTGAAAAGGAAGACCTAGAACATCTATCTACGACAGAAGCGAACTTGGTAAGATTAAGTATGCCTGTTTGCACCCTAATGGATTTAGAGCCCCCTTATGAAATGAACGAAAAAGCGTTTCAAAAACTAGACAGCGTTTTAAAATGGAGTGAAGAATTCGGACTTCATGTATTAATTGATCCACATAGATATCCAGGAACGAAGCACAAGTGGACTATGCTTGGAAACGATCTTTTTTTTAAAGACTTTAAATACCATGAAATAGTTATCAACTTTTGGAGTGAGCTTGCCAAAAGATATGCTGAAAAAGGAGATGTTATTGCTGGGTACGATTTGTTAAACGAACCGCAAATCCCTATAGATATGGAAACCAATACGCCCGAAGACATAAATTTACTTTATCAAAAAATAACGGATGCCATTCGCAAACAAGATACCGTACATACCATTGTTTATGCTCTGCCAAGAGTTCATGATGAAGAGAAAGATACATTGTATGGATACCATAAAGGAATAGATTATATAAAAATCCCAAACGATAAAAACATCTGTTTAGAAACACATACCTACATCCCTGTGCCATTTACGCATCAAAATATTTGGGAAGAAGGAGAATATGTACCCTACCCTACTAAAATTGATAGTGTGATTTGGAACCGCTCTCAACTGGAAAAAGAACAAAAAGAACTTATCAAATTCTCTCAACAACATCCAAATATCCCTATATTGGTAGGGGAATTTAGCAGTCCGCGTTGGACTGGAGAAGATGGATTGAATTACCTTACCGATGTTATTGAAATTGCAGAAAAATACAATTGGTCGTGGGCCTATCACGCATATCGTGAGAATCAAGTTTGGGACCCCGAAATGTCCATTAGTGACCGGAACGACAGCATTAGAAAGCCAAATGCCCCGCGCTGGAAACTTCTAAAAAATTATTTTTCCAAAAATAAATAA
- a CDS encoding GH92 family glycosyl hydrolase, protein MNWFTTTAKWKIALPFFIFSIIISSCSDKNIKTEAQEPSKSKLTSYVNPFIGSTGNGKRHSIGNTHPGAVLPWGMVAISPQSFDFTGMHNATGFRSEEKEIFGFSCVNLSGVGCPAGGSVPFKFLSKSFDTVPRGSKFSDQKASPGYYGVHLDDESIKVEVSSTVRSGIFKVQLPEGKNYIYLDLTAQQGHIKGGEIKEYTKTAVSGYQLEGYFCGSTNRGNAYFNVEMNTPADSLFLVYKNKTTEKFQENLDDKPSGIVYTFNNKDPKSIQIKVGVSYVSIENAKGNLDAEQDGFNFDLVRENAEKVWEKELSRVKVTSSSEEDKTVFYSALYRSLLMPFTFSDHNGEYLKHTNFFDEEKNNEVGVANGYTRYTAFSLWDTYRTVHPLFSLVYPERELDMVKTMVAIYEESGWLPKWEIFGSEPNLMVGDPASIVIGDTYVRGITDFDVETAYEAMEKQADQLENNRLRRGLEEYKELGYIPMDGKTSDFANFQWNNGVVWGPVSTTMEFNLSDYNVAQVAKGLGKEDDYNKFYDRSMSFMKLYDPELQLFRPKNTDGSWYEPFDPTQELYDQMNFGLRGGPGFVEGSAWQYLFSIPHGIDTLKAVMGDEVFLKQLNTMFEDEHFDMTNEPDLGYPFFYNYTKDSTYKTSKTVHKLLKQHFPNALNGLPGNDDAGTMSAWVVFAMMGIYPDTPGDPDYLVTTPMFEKVEISLNDKFYGGKTLTIERDGPVDGTIENIYLNDSIIGFKVDHKKLVEGNAVLKIKTTEAIE, encoded by the coding sequence ATGAATTGGTTTACAACTACCGCCAAATGGAAAATAGCCTTGCCTTTTTTCATCTTTTCAATTATTATTTCGAGCTGCTCAGACAAGAATATAAAAACAGAAGCTCAAGAACCATCAAAATCAAAACTAACCAGCTATGTAAATCCGTTTATAGGAAGCACGGGTAACGGTAAAAGACATAGCATAGGAAACACACATCCAGGAGCCGTTTTACCATGGGGAATGGTGGCCATAAGTCCACAATCTTTCGATTTTACGGGTATGCACAACGCTACCGGCTTCCGAAGCGAAGAAAAAGAGATTTTTGGTTTTAGTTGCGTAAACTTATCTGGAGTCGGTTGTCCTGCAGGCGGAAGCGTTCCTTTTAAATTTTTGTCAAAATCCTTCGATACAGTTCCCCGAGGCTCTAAGTTTTCAGATCAAAAAGCTTCACCGGGTTATTATGGAGTTCATTTGGATGACGAAAGTATTAAAGTGGAAGTGTCCAGTACAGTTCGTTCTGGGATATTTAAAGTTCAACTTCCTGAAGGCAAAAACTATATATATCTAGACCTTACTGCACAGCAGGGGCACATAAAAGGAGGGGAGATTAAGGAATATACAAAAACTGCCGTATCTGGATACCAATTGGAAGGCTACTTTTGTGGTTCTACCAATAGAGGTAATGCTTATTTTAATGTAGAAATGAACACTCCGGCAGATTCCCTGTTTTTGGTATATAAAAATAAAACCACAGAGAAATTCCAGGAAAATTTAGATGATAAGCCAAGCGGAATTGTTTATACCTTTAATAATAAGGATCCAAAGTCAATTCAAATAAAAGTAGGGGTTTCTTATGTTTCTATTGAAAATGCCAAAGGAAATTTAGATGCTGAACAAGATGGATTTAATTTCGATTTAGTGAGGGAAAATGCTGAAAAAGTTTGGGAAAAAGAGCTGTCGAGAGTAAAAGTAACATCTTCTTCAGAAGAAGATAAAACCGTTTTTTATTCTGCGTTGTACCGAAGTCTGTTAATGCCTTTTACATTTAGCGACCATAATGGAGAATATTTAAAACACACCAATTTTTTTGATGAAGAAAAAAACAATGAAGTTGGAGTAGCCAATGGTTATACCCGTTACACAGCTTTTTCTCTATGGGATACCTATCGTACTGTTCATCCATTATTTTCTTTGGTCTATCCAGAAAGAGAGTTGGATATGGTTAAAACCATGGTAGCTATATATGAAGAGTCTGGTTGGTTACCGAAATGGGAAATTTTTGGTTCTGAACCAAATTTAATGGTCGGAGACCCTGCCTCCATTGTTATTGGAGATACGTATGTTCGTGGAATTACCGATTTTGATGTAGAAACGGCCTACGAGGCGATGGAAAAACAGGCCGATCAATTGGAAAATAATAGATTGCGAAGAGGACTGGAAGAATACAAAGAGCTGGGTTATATTCCTATGGATGGGAAGACGAGTGATTTCGCCAATTTTCAATGGAATAACGGAGTGGTTTGGGGTCCAGTTTCTACCACAATGGAGTTTAATTTATCCGACTATAATGTAGCACAGGTAGCGAAAGGTTTAGGTAAAGAAGATGACTATAACAAATTTTACGACCGCTCCATGTCTTTTATGAAATTATACGATCCAGAACTTCAATTATTCCGCCCAAAAAATACGGATGGAAGTTGGTACGAACCCTTCGATCCTACACAGGAATTATACGACCAAATGAACTTTGGATTGCGTGGGGGCCCCGGTTTCGTGGAAGGTTCTGCTTGGCAATATTTATTTTCAATTCCTCATGGGATAGACACTTTAAAGGCCGTGATGGGTGACGAGGTTTTCTTGAAACAACTAAATACGATGTTTGAAGATGAACATTTTGATATGACAAATGAGCCAGATTTGGGATATCCATTTTTCTACAACTACACTAAGGATAGTACTTACAAAACATCAAAAACGGTACATAAACTATTAAAACAACACTTTCCAAATGCTTTAAATGGACTTCCAGGGAATGATGATGCCGGAACGATGTCTGCTTGGGTAGTTTTCGCTATGATGGGAATTTATCCTGATACTCCAGGCGATCCAGATTACCTGGTTACTACGCCGATGTTTGAAAAGGTTGAAATTTCGCTAAATGATAAATTCTACGGCGGAAAGACATTAACTATTGAAAGGGATGGCCCTGTAGATGGAACTATTGAAAATATCTATTTAAACGATTCTATCATAGGGTTTAAAGTGGACCATAAAAAGCTGGTGGAAGGGAATGCCGTATTGAAGATTAAAACTACAGAAGCTATCGAATAG
- a CDS encoding SDR family NAD(P)-dependent oxidoreductase, producing MYKDLKNKTVVITGGAKGIGLSTAEVFIREKASVIILDIDEEAGIKAEDKLGSNALFVKTDVTNSEAIKLALNKGLEKFGNIHHLVNNAGIIHYANAVTCMEEDWDRVMNINLKSYYLMAKYTVPIMKKNTGGVIINVGSAQSFISSANMVHYTTAKSAVLGLTRALAIDFAPEIRCLSICPGTVDTPMARNAWAEASNPEQIHQDSIDMHVLKRIAKSEEIAEMIVFATSNRCAFMTGQHIRVDGGLGIQIPGSVEE from the coding sequence ATGTACAAAGATTTAAAGAATAAAACCGTAGTTATAACAGGTGGTGCCAAAGGTATCGGACTGAGCACTGCGGAAGTGTTTATTAGGGAAAAAGCTTCTGTAATAATTTTGGATATTGACGAGGAAGCAGGTATAAAAGCAGAGGATAAACTAGGCTCCAATGCCCTATTTGTAAAAACAGATGTAACGAATTCTGAAGCCATAAAATTGGCTTTGAACAAAGGCTTGGAAAAATTTGGAAATATCCACCACTTGGTAAACAACGCTGGTATTATACATTATGCCAATGCGGTTACCTGCATGGAAGAAGACTGGGATAGGGTTATGAACATTAATTTGAAATCTTACTATCTCATGGCGAAGTATACCGTTCCTATCATGAAAAAAAATACAGGTGGAGTTATTATAAATGTAGGAAGCGCCCAATCTTTTATAAGCTCCGCAAATATGGTGCATTATACTACTGCCAAATCTGCTGTTTTGGGACTTACAAGAGCCCTAGCGATCGATTTTGCGCCGGAAATACGGTGCCTATCCATTTGTCCAGGTACGGTAGACACTCCCATGGCAAGGAATGCTTGGGCAGAAGCTTCCAATCCAGAGCAAATACATCAAGACAGTATCGATATGCACGTGCTAAAAAGAATTGCGAAGTCTGAAGAAATCGCAGAAATGATCGTCTTTGCCACCTCCAATCGATGTGCTTTTATGACAGGGCAGCACATACGGGTAGACGGAGGTCTAGGTATTCAAATTCCTGGGAGTGTGGAAGAATAA
- the manD gene encoding D-mannonate dehydratase ManD, producing the protein MKRDIIESAEVIVCSPGRNFVTVKITTKAGYIGYGDATLNGRELAVAAYLEHYLCPLLEGRSVFQTEDIWNYFYKGAYWRKGPVTMTAIGAIDMALWDLKGKILETPVYNLLGGKSRSKMLTYTHANGKNLEDTLKRVEELKKASFEAIRVQCGIPGIEKAYGIGEKGIYEPAIKGNKPFEESWSTPKYLNFIPSVFEEVRKEFGEDLHLLHDSHHRLTPTEAARLAKDLEPYHLFWLEDVTPAEHQESFAQIKQKSVTPLAVGEVFNTIHDAHHLISNQSIDYIRMTVSHGGGITPMLKIAHFAEPYHIKTGCHGPSDISPIALAACLHVDTAINNFGIQEYMGYSETTEEAFPHEYYFENGHLHLTEAPGLGVDFNETFARKFEYEKAYLPINRLEDGTMFNW; encoded by the coding sequence ATGAAACGAGATATTATTGAATCTGCTGAAGTTATCGTCTGTTCCCCGGGAAGGAATTTTGTTACGGTAAAAATTACCACTAAAGCCGGATATATTGGGTATGGGGATGCTACCCTTAACGGAAGGGAACTGGCTGTGGCCGCCTATCTTGAACACTACCTTTGTCCGCTTCTTGAAGGCCGGTCTGTATTTCAAACAGAAGATATTTGGAATTATTTCTATAAAGGTGCGTATTGGCGTAAAGGTCCTGTTACCATGACAGCCATTGGAGCTATTGATATGGCGCTTTGGGATTTAAAGGGAAAAATACTAGAGACCCCTGTATACAACCTTCTAGGAGGCAAGAGTAGAAGTAAGATGTTGACATATACCCATGCCAACGGTAAAAACCTAGAAGATACCTTAAAAAGGGTTGAAGAACTTAAGAAAGCTTCTTTTGAAGCCATTAGGGTTCAATGTGGGATTCCTGGAATTGAAAAAGCGTACGGAATTGGGGAAAAAGGAATTTATGAACCTGCCATAAAAGGAAACAAACCTTTTGAAGAAAGTTGGAGCACCCCTAAGTATTTAAATTTTATCCCGTCGGTTTTTGAAGAAGTTAGAAAAGAATTTGGTGAAGACCTCCATTTACTGCACGACAGTCACCATAGGTTAACCCCTACCGAAGCGGCCCGTTTGGCAAAAGACTTGGAACCTTATCATTTATTTTGGCTAGAAGATGTTACCCCAGCAGAACATCAAGAAAGTTTTGCACAGATAAAGCAAAAATCGGTAACTCCCTTAGCAGTTGGAGAGGTTTTTAATACTATTCACGATGCACATCATTTAATATCCAATCAATCCATCGATTATATAAGAATGACGGTAAGCCATGGTGGCGGAATAACACCCATGCTTAAAATAGCACATTTTGCAGAACCTTATCACATAAAAACAGGTTGTCATGGACCGTCGGACATCTCTCCAATTGCCCTGGCAGCTTGTTTGCATGTTGATACGGCCATTAATAATTTTGGGATTCAAGAATATATGGGATATTCAGAAACTACGGAAGAAGCGTTCCCCCATGAATATTATTTCGAAAACGGACATTTACACCTCACTGAGGCTCCCGGACTTGGGGTTGATTTTAACGAAACCTTTGCCAGAAAATTTGAATATGAAAAAGCTTACCTTCCTATAAATAGATTGGAGGACGGAACCATGTTTAACTGGTAA
- a CDS encoding sugar MFS transporter produces the protein MNDILIPYLKEIFVLKYWQAMLIQFCFFGAYFIGSLLYFLLSLKIGDPINRIGYKNGIILGLIISGIGCFLFYPAAQFKIYGLFLGALFVLGLGFTLLQIVANPYVSILGDPKTASARLNMSQAFNSLGTTIAPILGGYLIFEFFFKEGSEEQSAKIPYLLFGIIFILIAILFKFIKLPEFVNKDEIVKGVEALKFPNLSFGTLAIFTYVGAEVAIGSFLINFIGLDTIMGYEEVVAKNFLAYYWGGTMIGRFSGALSLSSMEKSKKYALMLLLTAFSFLLIFVISGMKFNTVTPYLAIIGINFLAFLLGKSIPGRTLGLFATISAILIILGITTSGSFAMWSLIGVGIFNSIMWSNIFTIAIEGLGKYTGQGSSLLVMAILGAALVPLLQGFLADNIGLQLSFIVPLACYFYIMFYGFYSKKWINTNEESDVTGYVTNSKKNVLRKH, from the coding sequence ATGAACGATATTCTTATTCCCTACCTCAAGGAAATTTTTGTACTGAAGTATTGGCAGGCTATGCTTATACAATTCTGTTTTTTTGGAGCCTATTTTATTGGCTCCCTTCTTTACTTTTTACTTTCACTTAAAATTGGAGATCCCATAAATAGAATAGGCTACAAAAATGGTATCATTTTAGGTTTAATTATCTCTGGGATCGGTTGTTTCTTATTCTATCCAGCTGCACAATTTAAAATATATGGACTTTTTTTAGGGGCCCTGTTTGTATTGGGGCTCGGTTTCACCCTGCTTCAAATAGTTGCCAATCCATACGTATCTATTTTAGGGGATCCAAAAACAGCATCGGCACGATTAAATATGTCGCAAGCGTTCAATTCCCTTGGCACTACGATTGCCCCTATTTTAGGAGGGTATCTAATCTTCGAATTCTTTTTTAAAGAAGGTTCCGAAGAACAATCCGCTAAAATACCTTATTTGCTTTTTGGCATTATTTTTATACTCATTGCTATTTTGTTCAAATTTATAAAGCTACCCGAATTTGTTAATAAAGATGAAATCGTAAAAGGGGTAGAAGCATTGAAGTTTCCCAATCTATCCTTCGGAACGCTCGCTATATTTACCTATGTAGGGGCAGAAGTGGCCATTGGCAGTTTTTTAATTAATTTTATTGGGCTCGATACCATCATGGGATATGAAGAAGTAGTCGCCAAGAATTTTTTGGCCTATTATTGGGGAGGAACTATGATTGGTAGGTTTTCGGGAGCATTGTCCCTTAGTAGTATGGAAAAATCTAAAAAATATGCCTTAATGTTGCTTCTTACGGCATTTTCATTTCTTTTAATATTTGTAATTTCTGGAATGAAATTTAATACGGTCACCCCCTATCTTGCCATTATTGGTATTAACTTTTTAGCCTTTCTTTTGGGAAAAAGTATTCCAGGCAGAACTTTAGGCTTGTTTGCCACCATAAGTGCTATTTTAATTATCCTCGGCATCACTACCTCTGGTAGTTTTGCGATGTGGTCTTTAATTGGGGTTGGGATCTTTAATTCCATTATGTGGTCCAATATTTTTACCATCGCAATAGAAGGGTTAGGTAAATATACCGGTCAAGGTTCTTCCTTACTTGTTATGGCAATTCTAGGAGCAGCCCTCGTTCCACTTCTTCAAGGTTTTCTGGCCGATAATATAGGCCTTCAATTATCTTTTATAGTTCCATTGGCTTGCTATTTCTATATTATGTTTTATGGATTTTATAGTAAGAAGTGGATCAACACAAATGAAGAAAGCGATGTTACAGGCTATGTAACTAATTCAAAAAAAAACGTCCTTAGAAAGCATTAA